Proteins encoded within one genomic window of Pieris rapae chromosome 1, ilPieRapa1.1, whole genome shotgun sequence:
- the LOC110994903 gene encoding uncharacterized protein LOC110994903: MGSNNSKWHDTAAASQKNETNKDISGNPDPRSPTPEITRTPLQNKPGSKHHITKNMDLRKALENDNSESKLIHNNPILSAVIKNHLQSFDPRSPTQEFNRTPIVITSKTSDSRVEQIFNINSCGSPTLDNTALDTSNIHISPPCPELVPKNLCNEFYDLNLSDSLNNEEPLGSSTASNEVLENISHGSPKPTQLLETNFDYDENGRMKIGEIDQTDEITMKNETLFSLLNPEISDVPIFKLLNDDPRSPSIGIDRTPIVVANHEEPCIEENVEEMSNELLIKVLENSNSETKHINNAEKNSEGIPIYEDIANNSNDTPKKSKSASNDGSRTPLSCMKNKTEPSHGRSKSANTLFDPKSKNGVSQVRKHVSHIPRLKSLTKPNGLLLGSSISLKNATMNGDCENTPPHSHRDKWDKESSIVL; encoded by the exons ATGGGGAGCAATAATAGTAAATGGCACGACACAGCTGCTGCAAGCCAAAAAAACGAAACCAACAAGGACATTAGCGGCAATCCTGATCCTCGTTCGCCAACTCCAGAAATAACTCGGACTCCATTACAg AATAAACCAGGATCGAAACATcacataactaaaaatatggATTTAAGAAAGGCCTTAGAAAATGACAACAGTGAAAGTAAGCTTATTCATAACAACCCAATTTTATCTGcagttataaaaaatcacTTGCAGTCATTTGACCCAAGGTCCCCGACTCAAGAATTTAATAGAACCCCTATTGTTATTACATCAAAAACAAGTGATTCAAGGGtggaacaaatatttaatattaatagctgTGGTAGTCCCACTCTGGATAACACTGCACTTGATACTAGTAACATTCATATATCACCACCATGTCCTGAGCTTGTACCCAAAAACCTCTGCAATGAATTCTATGACCTAAATCTTAGtgatagtttaaataatgaagaaCCACTTGGTTCATCAACTGCATCTAATGAGGTGTTGGAAAATATCTCTCATGGGTCACCTAAACCAACTCAGCTACTGGAGACAAATTTTGattatgatgaaaatggtAGAATGAAAATTGGTGAAATAGATCAAACTGATGAAATcacaatgaaaaatgaaacattatttaGTCTACTTAACCCAGAAATTAGCGATGttccaatatttaaactacTTAATGATGACCCTCGATCACCATCCATTGGCATTGACAGAACACCCATTGTAGTTGCAAATCATGAAGAACCATGCATTGAAGAAAATGTGGAAGAGATGTCTAATGAATTGCTTATTAAGGTATTAGAAAATTCCAATTCAGAGAccaaacatattaataatgcaGAAAAAAATTCTGAAGGTATACCTATTTATGAGGACATAGCTAACAATTCAAATGATACaccaaaaaaatcaaagtctGCCAGCAATGATGGTTCAAGAACACCATTATCATGTATGAAGAATAAAACTGAACCAAGTCATGGCAGATCAAAGTCTGCAAATACTTTGTTTGACCCTAAGTCTAAAAATGGAGTGTCCCAAGTACGAAAACATGTATCTCATATTCCGAGGCTAAAATCCCTAACAAAACCAAATGGTCTTTTACTGGGCAGCAGTATTTCACTTAAAAATGCTACTATGAATGGAGACTGTGAGAACACACCACCACATTCACATCGCGATAAATGGGACAAAGAAAGTAGCATtgtactataa
- the LOC110994917 gene encoding uncharacterized protein LOC110994917, which translates to MYFASVIFILTLLGSVSLHLTEIDINRTRQLPNDFSPTFNSNNRRSLTHNLYRNKNYDGYKRYDIPSRKQTMENEVIQTHQPREDPRYFYQTDSYLREVQDHNHEVTYIYLGREVVNAEEEYSRPRRLRKMVKSLALNSDDHNLCMQCPHDRTLIAKAGLDKVVLQSPRLFSCNGRPASREVRFVTMYGPNFGALLHQGSYVIVGKIMYNSQVLQMCKMQVHVILQSSRKCPLPNILRAHCNNDYECSFTCQDPNLDLQGARALVCGKDLKWEGNLPICKGRKWCVPQEPPEHGRIRCKGIAVENGPGLSEGSRCRVRCRLGWKAKNTVAICRRGSWNRELTCQPSQKIVV; encoded by the exons gaagTGTGAGTTTGCATCTTACGGAGATTGATATCAACAG aaCACGACAACTACCGAACGATTTTTCGCCTACCTTCAATTCAAACAACAGAAGGTCATTAACCcacaatttatatagaaacaaaaattatgatgGCTATAAAAGATACGACATACCGTCCCGAAAACAAACGATGGAAAACGAAGTTATTCAGACACATCAACCAAGAGAAGACCCTAGGTATTTCTATCAGACCGATAGTTATCTTAGAGAAGTTCAGGATCATAACCATGAAGTCACTTATATTTATCTGGGACGGGAGGTCGTCAATGCTGAAGAGGAATATAGTCGACCTCGGCGTCTCAGGAAAATGGTTAAAAGCCTGGCTTTAAACTCAG atgaCCACAATCTATGTATGCAATGTCCGCATGATAGAACGTTAATAGCAAAAGCAGGCTTAGATAAAGTTGTTCTACAGAGTCCACGTCTGTTTTCATGTAACGGAAGGCCTGCATCCAGAGAAGTTCGGTTTGTTACTATGTATGGGCCTAATTTTGGTGCTCTACTACATCAAGGCTCTTACGTTATAGTaggaaaaataatgtataatagtCAG GTACTACAAATGTGTAAAATGCAAGTACACGTAATTCTCCAGTCTTCACGTAAATGTCCACTTCCGAATATTTTACGAGCGCATTGTAATAATGATTATGAATGTAGTTTTACCTGCCAAGACCCTAACTTAGATTTGCAAGGAGCAAGAGCTCTTGTTTGTGGCAAAGATTTGAAGTGGGAAGGCAATCTTCCAATATGTAAAG GTCGCAAATGGTGTGTGCCCCAGGAGCCACCAGAACATGGGAGAATAAGATGTAAGGGCATCGCAGTAGAGAATGGGCCAGGTTTATCAGAAGGTTCAAGGTGCAGAGTGCGTTGCAGGTTAGGGTGGAAGGCTAAAAATACAGTAGCAATTTGCCGACGTGGATCTTGGAACCGTGAACTAACGTGTCAACCAAGCCAAAAAATTGTCGTGTAA